The following is a genomic window from Geminicoccus roseus DSM 18922.
GCGACGAGGAGCAGGCCTTCATCGTGTTCTACGCCTGGGACGACGCCACCATCACCCCGGTCGGCCGGACCGTGCTGGAGCAGGTGGCTGAGGCCTACCAGGATGGCAGTTCCCCGGTGGTGGTGCTGGCCGGCCATGCCGACCGCTCCGGCCCGGCCGACTACAACATGCAGCTCTCCGAGCGCCGCGCCCGGAACGCTGCGGCGGAGCTGGGGCGTATGGGCGTGCCCGCGGAGGCCATGGACATCACTTGGTACGGCGAGACCGAGCCGCGCGTGCCGACCGAGGACGGGGTGCGCGAGCCGCAGAACCGCCGGGTGGAGTTCACCCTGCCAGCCGACTGAGCCGGCAGAAGAGTTTTCCGAGTTACGTGCGACCAAAGAAAGAAAAGGAGGATGCCCCCGGGCATCCTCCTTCCGCTTTTCAGGCGCTGCTCACACGCAGACCCTGGGGTGGCTGGAGGCGAACTCCTTCTCGAACACCAGGACCTCGCCCTCGTAGGCTTCGATCCGTGCGGTCAGGTGGAAACGGCTGCGGTCCGCCCGCATCGTGGCGAAGGTCTCGGTGCGCACCGACCAGTCGCCGCGCGCCGAGGTCTCGGTCCAGTGGGTGCGCATGTGCGCCGAGAGCGGGTCGTCGGGGTGGATCTCGTACCATTCCCGGGCGACGCTGCCGGTCAGGAGCCCGTGCTCCACGATCTCGAACAGGCCGAAATCGTCCTCGATCTCCAGCCGCTGCATGCCGGTCGCCGCATCGATCGTGGTGATCCGCCGGTTGGATGCCGGCCGGTGCACGATCTCCTGCAAGGGCGGGGCCATCTCCGGCTCCTCGAACGCCGGCGCCGGGTCATCGGCCGGCGCCTCGCGCACCGGCAGCACCAGGCAACAGTCCTCCAGCCGCAGGGTCACCGTCGCCGGCTCCGGTGAGGGCCAGATCAGCGGCCAGTAGGCGGTGGAGACCGCCAGGCGCAGCCGGTGCCCGGCCGGGAAGCGGTAGCCGACCTCGTCCAGCTCGATCCGCGCCCGGTAGATCTGGCCCGGCAGCAGTTCCTCGGGCTGCTCGTGGCTGGCATGGTGGCAGAGGTTGAGCACGCCATAGGTCGCCCGCGCCGAGGCGCCGCTCGGCCCCACGTCGCACAGGCGCACCACCAGGTTCGCCTGTGGCCGGTCGACGGTGAACGCCACCTCCAGCACCGGCCCGCCCAGGATCGCCAGCTCGTCGGCCAGGACCGGCCCGTCGAACAGGAGCGAGCCGCCATCCTCGATCCGCTGGTCGCCCGGCAGTTCGGGCCCAAGCCAGATCGGGCAATACTCGCCGGCCGCCTGGCCCACCGTCTGCGGCGAGCAGATCGAGGCGCTGCCGCCCGGGCTGGGCCTGCGGGTCAGCTGGTGCGGCCCCAGCTGCCAGGCCTGCTGGCGGATGCTGGGCGATGGCCAGTCGGGCTCGGCCACCCAGCGGCCCGGCCGGTGCGTGTACATGGTGGCCGGCGGCACCCCGTCCATCAGGTAGGCGCGCAGGGCAGGGGCCCGGTCGGCGCCGTTGTCCTGGTCCTTCAGGTAGCGGTCGTAGAAGCGCACCGCCTCCTGCAGGAAGCCGATCCGCGGGCCCGGCACCGCGAAATGCGGGTACTTGTGCACCCAGGGGCCCAGGATCGCCTGGCGGGGGCAGGTCAGGTGGCGCAGCATCCGGGGCACCGGGTCGTGGTAGCTGTCGGCCCAGGCCCCCACCAGCATCACCGCGGCTTGGATCCGCCCGTAATCCTCGCAGATCGAGCCGTGCTTCCAGAACGCGTCGCGGGTCAGGTGGTCCATCCAGACCTCGGCCAGGTGCGGCTCCTTCTCCAGCCGCTCCAGCCATTGCGCCCGCCAGCCGTCGCCCACGATCGCCGGGTCGGCCGGGCGCGAGCTGTAGGCCAGCATGGTCGACGACCAGCCGAGCTGCTCGGCCAGAAGGCAGCCGCCCTTGTAGTGGATGTCGTCGGCATAGCGGTCGTCGGTCGAGCAGAGCGAGATCACCGCGTCCAGCCCTTGCGGCTGGCGGTACGCCACCTGCAGCCCGTTGAACCCGCCCCAGGAGATCCCGATCATCCCGACCCTTCCGGTGGACCACGGCTGCTGGCGGATCCAGGCGATCACCTCCAGGGCGTC
Proteins encoded in this region:
- a CDS encoding CocE/NonD family hydrolase encodes the protein MAMDEQATVEIVEWPNVFIPLSDGTRLAARIWLPKDAHERPVPAVLEYLPYRKRDGTVHRDALTHPYLAARGYACLRVDMRGNGDSDGIMEGEYLPTEQDDALEVIAWIRQQPWSTGRVGMIGISWGGFNGLQVAYRQPQGLDAVISLCSTDDRYADDIHYKGGCLLAEQLGWSSTMLAYSSRPADPAIVGDGWRAQWLERLEKEPHLAEVWMDHLTRDAFWKHGSICEDYGRIQAAVMLVGAWADSYHDPVPRMLRHLTCPRQAILGPWVHKYPHFAVPGPRIGFLQEAVRFYDRYLKDQDNGADRAPALRAYLMDGVPPATMYTHRPGRWVAEPDWPSPSIRQQAWQLGPHQLTRRPSPGGSASICSPQTVGQAAGEYCPIWLGPELPGDQRIEDGGSLLFDGPVLADELAILGGPVLEVAFTVDRPQANLVVRLCDVGPSGASARATYGVLNLCHHASHEQPEELLPGQIYRARIELDEVGYRFPAGHRLRLAVSTAYWPLIWPSPEPATVTLRLEDCCLVLPVREAPADDPAPAFEEPEMAPPLQEIVHRPASNRRITTIDAATGMQRLEIEDDFGLFEIVEHGLLTGSVAREWYEIHPDDPLSAHMRTHWTETSARGDWSVRTETFATMRADRSRFHLTARIEAYEGEVLVFEKEFASSHPRVCV